Proteins co-encoded in one Medicago truncatula cultivar Jemalong A17 chromosome 8, MtrunA17r5.0-ANR, whole genome shotgun sequence genomic window:
- the LOC25500863 gene encoding calmodulin-binding receptor-like cytoplasmic kinase 2 yields MTTTFVHNRSQHSGHRSTPDRMSRSSDFSTSVQSTTSSSSSGSRNPVVAAAMSVAGLFAACFTPPDSSNSKSVVDSEEFKSTSTSVASNASRAGSQRGRGSNRGTNIGLYNTIQGNESGIVKYTMEEIIQATRNFSPSFKIGQGGFGAVYKTKLLDGTIVAVKRAKKSVHEKNLGSEFQSEVQTLSRVEHLNLVKFYGYLEQGDERIVVVEYVPNGTLREHLDCIHGNVLDLAARLDIAIDVSHALTYLHMYMDHPIIHRDIKSSNILLTEHFRAKVADFGFARQAPDSDSGMTHVSTQVKGTAGYLDPEYLKTYQLTEKSDVYSFGVLLVELVTGRRPIEPKFELKERITVKWAMKRFIDGNAISVLDTRLDQTSANNLALEKILELALQCLAPHRQNRPNMKRCAEILWAIRKDYREISASNFRSYSTTSQRSASLRE; encoded by the exons aTGACTACAACGTTTGTTCATAACCGGAGCCAACACTCCGGTCACCGGAGCACGCCGGACAGAATGTCTCGTTCTTCCGACTTCAGCACCTCGGTTCAGTCAACAacctcctcttcttcttccggTAGCCGGAATCCAGTTGTTGCCGCCGCCATGTCGGTTGCTGGATTGTTTGCCGCTTGTTTCACGCCGCCGGATAGTAGCAATTCTAAGAGCGTTGTTGATTCTGAGGAATTCAAATCTACTTCTACTTCTG ttgcATCAAATGCTTCAAGAGCTGGTAGTCAGAGAGGGCGTGGCTCAAACCGAGGTACCAACATTGGTTTATACAACACAATCCAGGGGAATGAGTCTGGCATTGTCAAGTACACCATGGAGGAAATCATCCAAGCCACAAGAAACTTCTCTCCTTCTTTCAAGATTGGTCAAGGTGGTTTTGGGGCTGTCTACAAGACCAAACTCTTGGATGGAACCATTGTTGCAGTAAAGCGTGCTAAGAag AGTGTACATGAGAAAAATTTAGGTTCTGAGTTCCAGAGCGAGGTCCAAACACTATCAAGGGTTGAACATTTGAACTTGGTAAAGTTCTATGGATATTTGGAGCAAGGGGATGAAAGAATCGTTGTTGTGGAGTATGTTCCTAATGGAACCCTCCGAGAGCATTTAGATT GCATTCATGGAAACGTTCTGGACCTTGCTGCTCGTCTAGACATTGCAATTGATGTATCGCATGCTCTCACCTATCTTCATATGTATATGg ATCATCCTATCATTCACAGAGACATAAAATCTTCCAACATTCTCCTCACCGAGCATTTTCGAGCTAAGGTTGCAGACTTTGGTTTTGCTAGACAGGCACCTGACAGTGACTCTGGCATGACACATGTCTCTACCCAAGTTAAGGGAACAGCTGGCTACTTGGATCCGGAATACTTGAAAACTTATCAACTAACCGAAAAGAGTGACGTTTATTCGTTCGGTGTTTTGCTTGTTGAACTTGTCACGGGAAGACGGCCCATTGAACCAAAATTCGAACTCAAAGAGAGAATAACAGTAAAATGG GCTATGAAGAGGTTTATTGATGGAAACGCGATCTCGGTCTTGGACACAAGACTGGATCAAACTTCAGCAAATAATTTGGCCTTAGAAAAGATACTTGAACTAGCTTTACAGTGCTTGGCTCCACATAGACAAAATAGGCCTAACATGAAGAGATGTGCTGAGATCCTTTGGGCTATTCGCAAGGATTACAGAGAGATATCGGCTTCAAACTTTCGATCATATTCGACTACTTCCCAAAGGAGTGCCTCATTGAGAGAGTGA
- the LOC25500864 gene encoding pentatricopeptide repeat-containing protein At2g46050, mitochondrial, producing the protein MFSKLHFKKQLPFPPSPFSFFIECFYFSSHQPHPWNSSSRLRASMPIPNQTHFNDPNTVHLFCSNALKISAKKGYLPEGKQLHAHLIKFGFCQVLSLQNQILSVYLKCQEAEDAKKLFEELPVRNVVSWNIMIRASVGRNDENESSGMRLCFSYFRRMLLEMMVPDHITFNGLICLCTQFNDIEMGVQLHCFTVKVGFDLDCFVGCALVGLYAKCGFVENARRVFCDVSCRDLVMWNVMVSCYVFNSLPEEAFRVFNSMRLDVVNGDEFTFSSLLSVISDDALEYYDFGKQVHSLVLRQSFDSDVLVASALINMYAKSENIIDARRVFDEMSIRNVVAWNTMIVGFGNHGDGNEVMKLVKEMLREGFLPDELTISSIISSCGYASAITETLQVHAFAVKLSCQDFLSVANSLISAYSKCGSITSAFKCFELTSQPDLVTWTSLIYAYAFHGLAEKSTEMFEKMLSYGIKPDRIAFLGVLSACAHCGLVTKGLHYFKLMTNAYQIVPDSEHYTCLVDLLGRYGLINEAFEILRSMPIEVDSDTLGAFIGSCKLHSNMELAKLAAEKLFLIEPEKSVNYAVMSNIFASQKHWYDVERIRKTMEDKRDAKVPGCSWIEIGNQIHSFVSNDKSHPNALEMYVTLNMLLRPMKEQNGIHL; encoded by the coding sequence ATGTTCAGCAAGCTCCATTTCAAAAAGCAGCTACCTTTCCCTCCATCCCCTTTCTCATTCTTCATAGAATGCTTCTATTTCTCTTCTCACCAACCACATCCATGGAACTCCTCAAGCAGACTCAGAGCTTCTatgccaattccaaatcaaacCCATTTCAATGACCCTAACACTGTTCATTTGTTTTGTTCCAACGCCCTCAAAATCTCAGCCAAAAAGGGCTATCTTCCTGAAGGAAAACAGTTACATGCCCATTTGATAAAGTTTGGATTTTGTCAAGTCCTTTCCTTACAAAACCAGATTTTGAGTGTTTATCTTAAATGCCAAGAAGCTGAAGATGCAAAGAAACTGTTTGAGGAATTGCCTGTGAGAAATGTTGTTTCGTGGAATATTATGATTCGTGCTAGTGTTGGACGTAACGATGAAAATGAATCGAGTGGCATgcgattgtgtttttcttattttcGAAGGATGTTGTTGGAAATGATGGTTCCTGATCATATAACTTTTAATGGTTTGATTTGTTTGTGTACTCAGTTTAATGATATTGAGATGGGAGTTCAGTTGCATTGTTTTACCGTGAAAGTTGGATTTGATTTGGATTGTTTTGTTGGTTGTGCCCTTGTTGGTTTATATGCAAAATGTGGTTTTGTTGAGAATGCAAGGAGGGTTTTTTGTGATGTCTCGTGTAGAGATTTGGTTATGTGGAATGTGATGGTTTCTTGTTATGTCTTCAATAGTTTACCTGAAGAGGCTTTTCGCGTCTTCAATTCAATGCGGTTGGATGTTGTGAACGGGGACGAGTTCACTTTTAGTAGCTTGCTTAGTGTAATAAGTGATGATGCTTTGGAATATTATGATTTTGGAAAGCAAGTTCATAGTCTTGTTCTGAGACAATCATTTGATTCAGATGTTTTAGTTGCTAGTGCATTGATCAACATGTATGCCAAAAGCGAAAATATTATTGATGCACGAAGAGTATTTGATGAGATGTCGATTCGAAATGTTGTGGCATGGAACACCATGATTGTTGGGTTTGGGAATCACGGTGATGGTAACGAGGTAATGAAGCTTGTCAAAGAGATGCTTCGCGAAGGGTTTCTTCCAGATGAATTGACTATTTCTAGCATTATAAGTTCGTGTGGCTATGCTTCTGCCATTACCGAAACACTGCAAGTGCATGCTTTTGCGGTTAAATTATCATGTCAAGATTTTTTATCTGTAGCCAATTCTTTGATTAGTGCTTACTCCAAGTGTGGTAGCATTACTAGTGCATTTAAATGCTTTGAATTAACTTCACAGCCTGATCTAGTTACATGGACTTCATTGATATATGCATATGCATTCCATGGTCTTGCCGAAAAATCAACTGAGATGTTTGAGAAAATGCTATCATATGGCATAAAACCAGATCGAATCGCTTTTCTCGGCGTTCTCTCGGCTTGTGCTCATTGTGGGCTGGTGACAAAGGGACTTCACTACTTCAAATTAATGACCAATGCATATCAGATTGTTCCTGATTCAGAACATTACACATGTCTTGTTGATCTTCTAGGAAGATATGGTCTTATAAATGAAGCTTTTGAAATCTTGAGGTCAATGCCAATTGAAGTAGATTCAGATACCTTAGGAGCATTTATTGGATCTTGCAAACTACATTCAAATATGGAACTGGCTAAATTGGCTGCAGAAAAACTCTTCCTCATTGAACCAGAAAAGAGTGTAAACTATGCAGTGATGTCGAACATTTTCGCTTCTCAAAAGCATTGGTATGACGTGGAAAGAATTCGCAAAACGATGGAAGACAAACGTGATGCAAAAGTCCCAGGTTGTAGTTGGATTGAGATTGGTAACCAAATTCATTCATTTGTATCCAATGATAAATCACACCCTAATGCTTTAGAAATGTATGTTACATTAAACATGCTGCTTAGGCCAATGAAGGAACAAAATGGTATTCATTTGTAA
- the LOC11446191 gene encoding probable E3 ubiquitin-protein ligase RHB1A: MGGCCCSARKTHLHGTPVYYYCPPILEEHDPLASNDAANDSLTAGLLVGLNVEESTPDTYQPPPAPLPYDVVLGVPVSTDSESGKDTVSGSSFETLVTCEDIEESDLKAQAKSAPISPTKAELWKSNELHALVIEEEDGCPICLEEYDVENPKTLSKCEHHFHLACILEWMERSDSCPICDQEMIFVQELD, translated from the exons ATGGGAGGTTGCTGTTGTTCTGCCAGAAAAACTCATCTGCATGGAACTCCAGTGTATTACTAT TGCCCACCAATTTTAGAAGAGCACGATCCTTTGGCTTCTAATGATGCTGCAAACGATTCTCTCACTGCTGGATTACTGGTAGGCTTGAACGTGGAAGAATCCACACCTGATACTTATCAGCCTCCTCCTGCACCTCTGCCTTATGATGTGGTCTTGGGAGTTCCAGTGTCAACAGACTCTGAGTCAGGCAAAGACACAGTTAGTGGTAGTAGTTTTGAAACTTTAGTTACATGTGAAGATATTGAAGAATCTGACCTTAAAGCTCAAGCTAAATCTGCACCAATATCTCCAACCAAGGCAGAACTGTGGAAATCAAATGAACTTCATGCATTGGTGATAGAAGAAGAGGACGGCTGTCCAATTTGCCTTGAAG AATATGATGTTGAGAATCctaaaactctttcaaaatgtGAACACCACTTTCACCTGGCTTGCATTCTTGAGTGGATGGAAAGAAGTGACTCTTGTCCTATATGTGATCAG GAGATGATATTTGTTCAAGAACTGGACTAG
- the LOC11440913 gene encoding G-type lectin S-receptor-like serine/threonine-protein kinase SD2-2 yields MFLFFLFLLLPHFTLSNTIILSQNKTLLSQNQTFQLGLFNLEQQNQLQPRYYLSIRFTSLPSPNIIWVANRNKPISSLTGSALQLTPTGQLLLTQNDTVLWQTKNTLDESPLPQLNLLENGNLVLETKNGVVLWQSFDEPTDTWLPGMNLTRVHNLLSWRTLTNPDNGFYSLRLKPPNYGEFELVFNGTVSYWDTGKWTGGAFTGVPEMTVPIYRFDFEDAYSPMASFGFSERALENGVRPPTMFRVEPFGQMRQYTWSSQAGSWNMFWSRPESICSVKGVCGRFGVCVGDVLRVCECVKGFVAVDGGGWSSGDYSGGCWRGEKVCDNGDGFEDFGVVRFGFENVSSFRAKSRSLCERGCLNSCDCVGLSFDEKSGFCRNFLGSLFDFQNLTALESGGGNGNVLYVRVPGNVSEGKIKGWNGKVLSGVVIGCVLFLVLVLGVVAVTLVVLAKRKRLKKENGLEEDGFVPVLNLKVFSYKELQLATRGFSEKLGHGGFGTVFQGELSDSTVVAVKRLERPGGGEKEFRAEVSTIGNIQHVNLVRLRGFCSENAHRLLVYEYMPNGALSAYLRKEGPCLSWDVRLRVAIGTAKGIAYLHEECRSCIIHCDIKPENILLDSDFTAKVSDFGLAKLIGRDFSRVLATRRGTLGYVAPEWISGVEITTKADVYSYGMTLLELVGGRRNVEAPPSSGDRKSDCETGDKWFFPPWAAQLIIDDNVAAVVDKKLGNVYNIEEAKRVALVAVWCIQDDEAMRPTMSMVVKMLEGLVEVALPPPPKLLQALVTGESFRGVKVDSSNAVSTAGSSSFCDNMEVSVADSESCIGEVFSPPDGIVNVR; encoded by the coding sequence ATGTTCCTATTTTTTCTCTTCCTTCTATTACCTCACTTCACTCTTTCCAACACAATCATTTtatcacaaaacaaaacactCTTAAGCCAAAACCAAACCTTCCAACTTGGTCTCTTCAACTTAGAACAACAAAACCAACTACAACCTCGTTACTATCTTTCCATCCGTTTCACTTCCCTCCCTTCTCCAAACATCATTTGGGTCGCAAACCGTAATAAACCCATCTCATCTCTCACCGGTTCAGCTCTTCAATTAACCCCAACCGGTCAATTACTCTTAACCCAAAACGACACCGTTTTATGGCAAACTAAAAACACTCTTGATGAATCTCCTCTTCCTCAACTGAATCTTCTAGAAAATGGAAATTTAGTTCTCGAGACTAAAAACGGTGTCGTTTTATGGCAAAGCTTTGATGAACCAACTGACACGTGGCTACCAGGTATGAACTTAACTAGGGTTCATAACTTACTCTCGTGGCGCACGTTAACCAATCCTGATAATGGTTTTTATTCACTGCGGTTAAAACCACCGAATTACGGTGAATTTGAGCTTGTTTTTAATGGCACCGTTTCGTATTGGGACACCGGTAAATGGACTGGTGGAGCATTTACAGGTGTTCCTGAGATGACGGTGCCTATTTATAGATTTGATTTTGAAGATGCTTATTCGCCAATGGCGTCGTTCGGATTCTCCGAACGGGCTTTGGAGAATGGTGTTAGACCGCCTACGATGTTTAGGGTTGAGCCGTTTGGGCAGATGAGGCAGTATACATGGTCGAGTCAGGCAGGTTCCTGGAATATGTTTTGGTCTAGACCGGAGTCGATTTGTTCGGTTAAGGGTGTTTGTGGGAGGTTTGGTGTTTGTGTTGGTGATGTTTTGAGGGTTTGTGAGTGTGTTAAGGGTTTTGTGGCGGTGGACGGTGGTGGATGGAGTTCCGGTGATTATTCGGGGGGATGTTGGAGAGGGGAGAAGGTTTGTGATAATGGTGATggttttgaggattttggtGTTGTAAGGTTTGGTTTTGAGAATGTGAGTAGTTTCAGGGCTAAATCTAGGAGTTTGTGTGAGCGAGGTTGTTTGAATTCTTGtgattgtgttggtttgagttttGATGAAAAGAGTGGGTTTTGTAGGAATTTTTTGGGGTCTCTTTTTGATTTTCAGAATTTGACTGCTTTGGAGAGTGGAGGTGGGAATGGGAATGTGTTGTATGTTAGGGTTCCTGGTAATGTATCCGAGGGGAAGATTAAGGGGTGGAATGGTAAGGTTTTGAGTGGTGTTGTTATTGgatgtgttttgtttttggttttggttttgggtGTGGTTGCGGTGACTTTGGTGGTGTTGGCGAAGAGGAAGCGATTGAAGAAGGAGAATGGGTTGGAGGAAGATGGGTTTGTTCCTGTGTTGAATTTGAAGGTGTTTTCTTACAAGGAGCTTCAATTGGCGACTCGAGGGTTTTCTGAGAAACTTGGGCATGGTGGGTTTGGGACGGTGTTTCAAGGGGAGTTGAGTGATTCTACTGTTGTTGCTGTGAAACGTTTAGAGAGGCCGGGAGGTGGAGAGAAAGAGTTTAGGGCTGAGGTTTCAACAATTGGGAACATTCAGCATGTTAATCTTGTGAGGTTAAGAGGTTTTTGTTCTGAGAATGCACATCGacttttggtttatgagtaCATGCCGAATGGTGCCCTTAGCGCTTATCTGCGAAAGGAGGGGCCTTGTTTGAGCTGGGATGTTAGGCTCAGGGTAGCAATAGGAACTGCTAAAGGCATAGCATATTTACATGAAGAATGTAGAAGTTGCATTATACATTGTGATATCAAACCTGAAAACATTCTTTTGGATAGTGATTTCACCGCCAAGGTTTCTGATTTTGGATTGGCAAAGCTAATTGGTAGGGACTTCAGCAGGGTGTTGGCAACTAGGAGAGGTACTTTGGGATATGTAGCACCGGAGTGGATTTCTGGCGTTGAAATTACTACTAAAGCTGATGTTTACAGCTATGGAATGACATTACTAGAACTTGTAGGCGGTCGCCGGAATGTTGAGGCACCACCTTCGTCTGGTGATAGAAAGAGTGATTGTGAGACAGGAGACAAGTGGTTCTTTCCTCCATGGGCAGCGCAGCTGATAATCGATGATAATGTGGCTGCTGTGGTTGATAAGAAGCTTGGAAATGTATATAACATTGAAGAGGCTAAGAGGGTTGCTCTGGTAGCAGTTTGGTGCATTCAGGATGATGAGGCAATGAGACCTACTATGAGTATGGTGGTGAAAATGTTAGAAGGGTTAGTGGAGGTGGCACTTCCACCGCCGCCTAAGTTGCTACAAGCATTGGTTACTGGAGAGTCCTTTCGTGGTGTCAAGGTTGATTCGAGTAATGCGGTTTCTACTGCTGGCAGTTCATCTTTCTGCGACAACATGGAAGTATCAGTTGCTGATTCAGAATCATGTATAGGAGAAGTTTTTTCCCCACCGGATGGCATTGTCAATGTTCGATAA